The Halobaculum magnesiiphilum genome contains the following window.
GCCTCGTCGAACTCGACGAGCGTACCGTCCGCTCCGTCACGCTCACCGACGACGGCGTGGACGCGCTGATGGCCGGCGTCGAGGCCGCCGAGACCGTCGACCGGCTCACGCCCGAACTGCTCACGAGCGGCGACTGGGAGGACGTCGAGTTCGCCGAGTACACCGTCGAGGCGGACGCGCCGGCCGTCGAGGGCGGCCGGGAACACGTCCTCCGCGGCATGTCCGAGCGCGTGAAGGACGTGCTGGTGGGAATGGGTTTCCAGGAGATGGACGGCCCGCACGCCGACGCGGACTTCTGGATCAACGACTGCCTGTTCATGCCGCAGGACCACCCGGCGCGCACCCACTGGGACCGCTTCGCGCTCGACGTGCCGCCGGTGGCCGACCTCCCCGAGGGGCTGGTCGACCGCGTCGAGGCGGCCCACCGCGACGGCGTCGGCGAGGACGGCGACGGCTACCACTCGCCGTGGTCGGAGGACTTCGCGCGGGCGATCGCCCTGCGCGGGCACACCACGTCGCTGTCGATGCGCTACCTCTCGGGGTACGCGAACGCGGACCTGGAGCCCCCGAAGCGGTACTTCTCCGTCCAGAAGGCGTACCGCAACGACACGCTCGACGCCACCCACCTGCTGGAGTTCTACCAGATCGAGGGGTGGGTGATGGCCGAGGACCTCTCGGTGCGCGACCTCATGGGTACCTTCGAGGAGTTCTACCGGCAGTTCGGGATCGAGGAGATCCGCTTCAAGCCGCACTACAACCCCTACACGGAGCCGAGCTTCGAGCTGTTCGGCGAGCACCCCGAGACGGGCGAGGAGATCGAGATCGGGAACTCGGGGATGTTCCGCGACGAGGTGCTCGAACCGCTCGGGATCGACTGCGACGTGATGGCGTGGGGACTCGCGCTGGAACGGCTCGCGATGCTCACGACGGGCGCGGAGGACATCCGCGACCTGCACGGCACGCTGGCGGATCTGGAGTTCCTGCGGAACGCGGAGGTGACCTACTGATGCCAGTCGTCGACATCGACACTGACGAGCTTCGAGGATTGACCGGCGAGGAGAACAAAAGCGACGAGGAGTTCAAGGAGGACCTGTTCGCGCTCGGGCTGGAGTACGAGGGCGACACCGACGACGGCCTGCTCCAGTTCGAGTTCGGCCCCGATCGCCTCGACCGGCTCTCGGTCGAGGGGGTGGCTCGGTCGCTGCGCTACCAGTACGGCGCCGAC
Protein-coding sequences here:
- a CDS encoding phenylalanine--tRNA ligase subunit alpha, whose amino-acid sequence is MRLPQAQVALLEAASATDAKTIEQLAAETDLKPETVTRAAFDLRDEGLVTVDERVEESATLTDEGETYRNEGLPEVRLFRAARDAGGDVGMGEAVGAAGLEGPEVDIALANYARKGYGVVDSGQVSANEDADPDDDDEAAALDALAADEAVDDAALLDRLESRGLVELDERTVRSVTLTDDGVDALMAGVEAAETVDRLTPELLTSGDWEDVEFAEYTVEADAPAVEGGREHVLRGMSERVKDVLVGMGFQEMDGPHADADFWINDCLFMPQDHPARTHWDRFALDVPPVADLPEGLVDRVEAAHRDGVGEDGDGYHSPWSEDFARAIALRGHTTSLSMRYLSGYANADLEPPKRYFSVQKAYRNDTLDATHLLEFYQIEGWVMAEDLSVRDLMGTFEEFYRQFGIEEIRFKPHYNPYTEPSFELFGEHPETGEEIEIGNSGMFRDEVLEPLGIDCDVMAWGLALERLAMLTTGAEDIRDLHGTLADLEFLRNAEVTY